The Rhodothermia bacterium genome segment CGCTGCTTCGATGTCGGCCACGCTACGTGGTGCAATGCCGGAAAGCAATTTAAGACCATCTTTTGTAGCAAGGTAATCGTCTTCAATTCGGACGCCAATATTCCACCATTTGGGATCTACCTCATCGGACGGTTTGATATAAATCCCCGGCTCGATGGTAAAGACCATTCCTTCTTCGATTTTGTTGCCACCCCAGTCATGCACATCTAAGCCAATGTGGTGTGCCACGCCGTGTAAAGTGAAATTTCTGAACTTGCTACGTTCTTTAAGGAGTCCCAATTCCATTAGCCCATCAGCAATTACATTATGAGCAACAATGGACAATTGATTGAGTGGGGTTCCCAATTTTCCGGCATCCGCAGCGGCATTTTGGGCTTTTAGGCACAACTCATAAATGGCCTTTTGTTCAGGCGAAAACTTCCCATTTGCTGGAAAAGTTCTCGTGATATCGGCGGTATAGCCCATATACTCGGCAGCGGCATCAATGAGGATCATATCCCCATTCTTAATTTGCCGACGGTTTGTGTTGTAGTGTAAAATGGTCGTGTTTTCCCCACTCCCAACAATCGAAGGATAACCGGGGAAGGCGGCGCCGTTCATTTGATAAACATATTCCAAAATGGCCTCCAATTGGTATTCAAACATGCCCGGCTCTGCACTTTGCATGGCTTCGAGGTGTGCCGTTGCCGAGATGTCTATGGCTTTTTGGAGGACTTGCATTTCTTCTGGTTGCTTAATGCCCCGCAATTCCCTCATGATTTGCGGCAAAAGATCACGGTTTGGAGAAAGTTTACGCTCTGTAAACTGAGTTTTGAGGTAAGAAATGCTCTTCGTGATGATTGGCATCCAGCGGGGGTTGGGTGCTTCCACACCTGCTAACCCATCTTGAAAGGGCATGTGAAACACTTTGTATTTATTGGAATCCAAGAGTTTGCCTAAAACTTCCTCAAAGCGGGTATTGTCTAAGGCGAGGGCAACGCCCAATTCTTTCATTGCACGGTCTGCTCCGAACAGACGGCCATTCCATGTTTCCGTTTGTGGATTTCTGGGGGGGACAAAGAGGATTTCTTTTACCGTCTTACCATCCACTTCGATGCCTGCTGGAGACAACAACAAAAAGGTTCCTTCTTCGTGCGAGCCTGTAAGGTAATAGGTATTGCGGTCGGGTTGGTACTCAAACTCGGTATCGTTAGAGCGGTTGCGCAAGGGGTTGTTTAGGAAAATGGCCAAGGCATCTGGTGGTAATTTGGCCAATACCGCTTCACGACGGTTTTTCGTAAAATTGGCGGATAGCCCAACGTCATAGCGCGCCGGATAATCCGGAAGTGGGGTTTGGGCGAAGGCAGGTAGGTAAACCGCTAAGGTTAGAACAACAACGAATAGGCGTTTCATGTGTATTTGATTTAGGGATTGTGACAAAGGCATGACGCAAATATACATATAAGGTTACGGAAATAAAAAAACGGGAAAACAACGTGAGTAGTAGGCTAAGGTTGGGCTACAAATCTTGCACTGCTACTAAGAATATTTAGCCTACATTCTGGCGGCGGCATTATAGAAATCCGATTCCCAAGGATAAAAATGAAACCGATGCCGGAAGCATCAAACGTATATAGAAAATGGTTTGATGGGTTTTATTCGACTCCAAAGGGGTCACATATGGTTTTGATTTTGTTTTTCTACAAACATGGTATCCCTTTGGGATATGAATAATATTATTGGAAGCTTGGACAAACAGACCGTGATCTGTATCGGGCTTTTTTTTGGGCCAGCAATTCTTTTTCTATGGGCCGCCCTGCCTTTTTATGATGGTGTTCGTGCTTTTATACCTCTCGATTAAGCCGTATGGCGTCTAAAAGTTTATTGTGAATGCCGCCAAAACCACCATTGGACATGATAAGAACCACATCACCGGATTTTACCACACCAACCAAATTGGGGAGCAATTGATCTGCACTTGGGTAATGCTCGGCTGGAATGCCAGTACGAGAAATTTGTTGCGTAACGTAGTTCACATCCATAAAGTTATTCGGATCATCATTGTGGCGTAGCGGCGGGGCACTGATAAAAACGTGATGGGCGCGGTCAAAAGCCTTTGCATAGGCTTCCTCAAAGACCTTGCGACGACTGGAGTTGGAGCGGGGTTCAAAAACCGCAACAACCCTCCGGTTAGGCCAATGTTCACGAATGGCGGCAATGGTGGCCTCTACTGCGGTGGGGTGATGCGCAAAGTCATCCACCACTACCACATTGCGTTCGATGCCACGAACTTCTTGCCTGCGTTTAAGCCCCCGAAAACTGGCAAAGGCGGCGGAAATTTCAGCGTGCGTTAGTCCTTCCGCAAGTGCAATTGTTAACACGCCTAAGGCATTGCTCAGGTTATGCTTGCCCGACATCGGAAAGAACATTTCTGGAAGCCGTTCACCCAAGACAATCGGGGTGAAAAATTGCCCACCTTCCACGGGGCGTATATCGGTAGCGGTGACGTGGTAACCTTCATCCTGCAAGCCATAAAATTGTACACGAGCCTTGCTAAATGAAGCGAGATCCCGAACAGCCGCGGCATCTCCACACAGTGCAAGCGTCCCGGTGGGATCTACAATACCTGCAAATTGTTGGAAGGCTTCCCGATACATGTCCCAAGAATCGTAGATGTCTGCATGGTCGTATTCCATAGATGTTACAATGGCGGACGTTGGACGATAGTGCAGGAATTTGGGGCGTTTATCGAAGTAGGCACTGTCGTATTCATCGCCCTCCACCACAAAATGTGCCCCTTTCCCCACACGGTAACTGGTTCCGGTATTGGTCATCACCCCACCGATCAGGTATCCGGGGTCTCTGCCCGCGTGTAGAAATGTGTGCGCAAGGATGCCTGTAGTCGTGGTTTTGCCATGCGTTCCGGCCACCACCAAAGAGCGTTTCTCGTTTAAGAAAAAATGTGCCAATGCTTCAGGAAATGACTGCTGAACAAGTCCATTTTCTCGGGCATAGGCTGCCTCTGGATGTGTAGGCGTACAAGCATTGCCCGTAATTACCAAGCTTGGCGGTGGTTGCAGGTGTGTGGTATCATATCCTTCGTGGAATAGAATGCCCATTTCCCGCAAACGGGTACTCATGGGCGGCCAAGCTGCTTCGTCTGCGCCTTTTACCTCATACCCTGCTTCTTTGAACAAACCAGCAAGCGAACCCATTCCGGTTCCGCAAATGCCGATCAGATATACGTCTTGGATTTGGGAGGCTGGAGGAACTTCAGGTCTTTGAAAAATGCGTAAATGGGCATCCGGAAAATCGGATAAGGATCTCATATTCTTTGATAACTGCTGGTTTAGGTTAAGAGCCGGAGGCTTGTGCCAAAAGTGCCTGAAAAGCAAGCAGGCTTTGTCCGCCTTGTACGCCCACCATCACACTTCCATCTTTACGAATTACATAGGTGGTTGGGAGTACGTCCGATAGGGCAGGGTCTAAAAAAGCCAAATCTTGATCGGGTGCATCACTGTCCAATTGGCGAAAGGTTAGATTCAATTTATTTTTCTGGAGAAACGCTTGAACTTCGGCCCCTTTGTCGGCGGGATCATCCATTGAAAGGGCAAGAACCGCAACATTTGGGTTTTTTTCTGCAAATGTTGCCAGATCCGGAAGTTCTCGAATACAAGGTGGGCACCATGTGGCCCAAAGGTTTAGAAAAACAATCTTTCCTTTTTGGGCTTCGAGCCATTGCTTTAGGTCTTTACTGGTCATCAGCAACTTAGAAGCATCACCAGTGCTTTTTTTGGTTTCTTGTGGAACGGAGGGGTCGGTGCATCCCATGAATCCATAGGAGGAAATTACGGTGACCAAAGTAAAAGCAACAAAGCGAATCTTGGTGTGCATTATCGGGATCATTAAGTCTTAAAAGCTTGATGGTAAAGATTAAATAAATTACGTAATTTTAAGGCCATTCAAACCATCCTATTTTATGATCTATATGAACCTATTACGGAAAACGCTCATCTTGGGCTTGTTAACGTTGTCCATTACAGTGTCTCATGCACAAACTGGCTCTAACACCTCCGAGACTGGTCGGAATTTACTTTTACAAGCTGTCCAATATTGTGGGAGTGCCGAGGCGTTCAAATCGCTTAAAGCCCTGCAAGTACAAGCCACGTCTAAGCTACACCAAGCCGCAACCCCCATAGAAGTAAAAACGGATCGGATATATGTGTTCCCCACCAAAGTGATAACCAAAATTTTCGTGACGGGTCAACAAGCTGCCGAAATTATCAATGGCGACAAGGCTTTTCATGTCTTGAATGGGGTTCGACTTGAGTTGTCTAAGGCGGAAACACGACGAATGCGTATGTTGCAATGGGCCGAATTGCCTTTTTTGCTATCTCAGGCGAACGATCCAACCCTGAAGGTGGACTTTGCGGGCACAAGTACCGTTGAAGATCGTGCCGTAAATGTGGTTTTGATTTTGCCTCCGGGAGAAAAAGAGGTGGTTCAACTCTACTTGGATGCCGAGTCTGGGAAACCCATTACCCTTATTTTTGTGGATCAGGGCAATCCGCAGAACCCCGTTGGATATTGGACTTATCGGGATTGGAAAAAAGTCGGCAACTTCCAATTCCCACATAAAATGACCTTGTATGCGAATGATAAAACCGTACAAGAAACACAATGGGATGCGGTAAGCATCAATCCCGATGTGGACGAAAACATTTTTTTAGGGCAATTGGATGAATAGCTTATACCATTTTGTGCGAAAAGATAGCCTGAAAATGCTGCCCATATTGGCTTTCTGTTGGGGGTTCATGTTTACGAGCTGCCAGCGAGAAAAGCCTGTACAAGCCAAAGACGTCATAATACGGGCGCAGAAGATACATGGATCTCACCTTTTGGATCGTGCAAAGGTCGAGTTTGTTTTTAGGGGTAAAAAATTTGAGGTACTCCGTTTTAACGGCCAATATCAGTACAAACGCCAATATCAGGATTCTACGGGTATTTTTGAGGAATATTTGACCAATGAGGGTGTTTCACGTATCCGTAATGGTAAACCGCAAACGTTATCCGATGACGAAAAAGCCCAAATAGAGACTGCCCTAAACTCTGTTGTATATTTCGCCCTTTTGCCTTATAACCTGAAAGATAAAGCCGTTCAAGCAAAATATTTAGGAACGGTTCAGGTGGAAGGACAGCCTTACCACCAAATAGAAGTGCACTTTGCTGAACAGGCCGGCGGAAAAGATTGGCAGGATCGCTATATCTACTGGTTCCACCAAAAAATGGGA includes the following:
- a CDS encoding aminopeptidase P N-terminal domain-containing protein is translated as MKRLFVVVLTLAVYLPAFAQTPLPDYPARYDVGLSANFTKNRREAVLAKLPPDALAIFLNNPLRNRSNDTEFEYQPDRNTYYLTGSHEEGTFLLLSPAGIEVDGKTVKEILFVPPRNPQTETWNGRLFGADRAMKELGVALALDNTRFEEVLGKLLDSNKYKVFHMPFQDGLAGVEAPNPRWMPIITKSISYLKTQFTERKLSPNRDLLPQIMRELRGIKQPEEMQVLQKAIDISATAHLEAMQSAEPGMFEYQLEAILEYVYQMNGAAFPGYPSIVGSGENTTILHYNTNRRQIKNGDMILIDAAAEYMGYTADITRTFPANGKFSPEQKAIYELCLKAQNAAADAGKLGTPLNQLSIVAHNVIADGLMELGLLKERSKFRNFTLHGVAHHIGLDVHDWGGNKIEEGMVFTIEPGIYIKPSDEVDPKWWNIGVRIEDDYLATKDGLKLLSGIAPRSVADIEAAMRKKGLGNLSNGKLSEK
- a CDS encoding UDP-N-acetylmuramate:L-alanyl-gamma-D-glutamyl-meso-diaminopimelate ligase, which encodes MRSLSDFPDAHLRIFQRPEVPPASQIQDVYLIGICGTGMGSLAGLFKEAGYEVKGADEAAWPPMSTRLREMGILFHEGYDTTHLQPPPSLVITGNACTPTHPEAAYARENGLVQQSFPEALAHFFLNEKRSLVVAGTHGKTTTTGILAHTFLHAGRDPGYLIGGVMTNTGTSYRVGKGAHFVVEGDEYDSAYFDKRPKFLHYRPTSAIVTSMEYDHADIYDSWDMYREAFQQFAGIVDPTGTLALCGDAAAVRDLASFSKARVQFYGLQDEGYHVTATDIRPVEGGQFFTPIVLGERLPEMFFPMSGKHNLSNALGVLTIALAEGLTHAEISAAFASFRGLKRRQEVRGIERNVVVVDDFAHHPTAVEATIAAIREHWPNRRVVAVFEPRSNSSRRKVFEEAYAKAFDRAHHVFISAPPLRHNDDPNNFMDVNYVTQQISRTGIPAEHYPSADQLLPNLVGVVKSGDVVLIMSNGGFGGIHNKLLDAIRLNREV
- a CDS encoding TlpA family protein disulfide reductase; protein product: MHTKIRFVAFTLVTVISSYGFMGCTDPSVPQETKKSTGDASKLLMTSKDLKQWLEAQKGKIVFLNLWATWCPPCIRELPDLATFAEKNPNVAVLALSMDDPADKGAEVQAFLQKNKLNLTFRQLDSDAPDQDLAFLDPALSDVLPTTYVIRKDGSVMVGVQGGQSLLAFQALLAQASGS